One genomic region from Microcystis panniformis FACHB-1757 encodes:
- a CDS encoding O-linked N-acetylglucosamine transferase, SPINDLY family protein: MSWHSQVEPAIIQGDFWQVSQFYQELIEKEPLEISHYWYLGLAYLLEAREEEAQTTWLFVLSQGDEGEMTAWTADLVNILDGEARRQLELGNLETSWLIRGHIREISHDNIDNLLRFILLAINLNYFEKEQLKTWLFVDVLKTNDFQSLELSLLAEVLEKFLDSQIPETVPYLEAIFQSNCQRQTFIKVVEAKLPSLGIPLAIDIINTCLAVEPGQIYLLAELYQCYFYNRDFAAAMQVASQLKTSCQGLPSQAVADFLALYVKLFSGNWVDIKADVEEYTESLQKTIANRECPRLLDKPSLAILSPLVYLEDNPRKNRYISNCVGQLFQGYVCNNYKGNSLHKSTIKDTNKVLKIGYIAHTLYNHSIGLISRWLMKYHDYNQFHVSLYLVSQKEDLITENSFRNQVNACYNLQIDPLMIAEKISQDNIDILVDLDSITNNTTCQVMALKSAPIQVTWLGFDASGIPAIDYYLADNYVLPADAQEYYREKIWRLPNSYICVDGVEVAYHSLRRDDLGIPEDAINYLTVQTGVKRNPETIRLQLQVLKAVPNSYLSIQGLSDAKSVEKLFFKVAEEEGINYERLKILPLYPTGIYRANLRIADVVLDTYPFTGGMTTLDVLWMGIPLVTKVGQQWSSRNSYTLMVNAGISEGIAWSDEEYIDWGIKLGKDEQLRRKVIAKLDESRKTSPIWNARQFTKDVESAYRQMWQIYCES; encoded by the coding sequence ATGTCTTGGCATTCCCAAGTTGAACCGGCAATTATCCAAGGGGATTTCTGGCAAGTTAGCCAGTTTTATCAAGAATTGATAGAAAAAGAACCCTTAGAAATTAGTCATTATTGGTATTTAGGATTGGCCTATCTTTTAGAAGCTAGGGAAGAAGAAGCACAAACCACATGGTTATTCGTCCTCAGTCAAGGGGATGAAGGGGAAATGACTGCGTGGACAGCAGATTTAGTCAATATTTTGGATGGGGAAGCGCGAAGACAATTAGAGTTAGGCAATTTAGAAACCAGTTGGTTAATTCGAGGACATATTCGCGAGATTAGTCACGATAATATTGATAATTTACTGCGGTTTATTTTATTAGCAATTAATTTGAATTATTTTGAAAAAGAGCAGTTAAAAACTTGGTTATTTGTCGATGTGTTAAAAACAAATGATTTCCAGAGTCTCGAGTTAAGTTTATTAGCAGAAGTTTTAGAAAAATTTCTCGATTCTCAGATACCAGAAACCGTCCCCTACTTAGAGGCAATATTTCAATCTAACTGTCAGCGACAAACTTTTATCAAAGTAGTAGAAGCTAAATTACCTTCTCTAGGCATACCATTGGCTATTGATATTATTAATACTTGTTTAGCAGTAGAACCAGGGCAAATTTATCTGTTAGCTGAACTGTATCAATGTTATTTTTATAATCGAGATTTTGCTGCTGCTATGCAAGTAGCTAGTCAATTAAAAACAAGTTGTCAAGGGTTGCCTTCTCAAGCTGTAGCTGATTTTCTTGCTCTTTATGTCAAATTATTTAGTGGTAATTGGGTCGATATTAAGGCAGATGTTGAAGAATATACAGAATCCTTGCAAAAAACCATCGCTAATCGAGAATGTCCCAGATTACTTGATAAACCATCCCTAGCAATTTTATCCCCTCTAGTTTACCTAGAAGATAACCCACGAAAAAACCGTTACATTAGTAATTGTGTTGGTCAACTTTTTCAGGGATATGTTTGCAATAATTATAAGGGTAATTCTCTTCACAAATCGACTATTAAAGATACCAATAAAGTTCTAAAAATTGGCTATATTGCCCATACTTTATATAATCATTCTATCGGATTGATCTCTAGATGGTTAATGAAGTATCATGACTATAACCAGTTTCATGTCTCTTTATACCTAGTATCTCAAAAAGAAGACCTTATCACTGAAAATAGTTTTAGAAATCAGGTAAATGCTTGCTATAATTTACAGATTGATCCTCTAATGATTGCTGAAAAAATCAGTCAAGATAATATTGATATTTTGGTAGATTTAGACAGCATCACTAATAACACAACTTGTCAAGTCATGGCACTAAAATCCGCACCAATACAAGTGACTTGGTTAGGTTTTGATGCGTCAGGAATTCCTGCAATTGATTACTATCTTGCTGATAATTACGTTTTACCAGCAGATGCACAGGAATATTACCGAGAAAAAATTTGGCGCTTACCTAATTCCTATATTTGTGTGGATGGTGTCGAGGTTGCTTACCATTCTCTCCGAAGGGATGATTTAGGGATTCCAGAGGATGCAATTAATTACTTAACCGTACAAACGGGGGTAAAACGGAACCCTGAAACTATTCGACTTCAGCTACAAGTTTTAAAGGCAGTTCCTAATAGTTATTTGAGTATTCAAGGGTTAAGTGATGCTAAATCAGTGGAAAAATTATTTTTCAAAGTTGCCGAGGAAGAAGGAATTAATTATGAGAGATTAAAAATCTTACCCCTCTATCCCACAGGAATTTATCGAGCAAATTTAAGGATAGCTGATGTGGTTTTAGATACCTATCCTTTTACGGGAGGAATGACGACTTTAGATGTGCTGTGGATGGGGATTCCTTTAGTTACAAAAGTTGGTCAACAATGGTCATCGAGAAATAGTTATACTTTAATGGTTAATGCGGGAATTAGTGAGGGTATTGCTTGGAGTGATGAGGAGTATATCGACTGGGGGATTAAGTTAGGTAAGGATGAACAATTGAGACGCAAGGTTATCGCTAAATTAGATGAATCTAGAAAAACTTCACCGATTTGGAATGCACGTCAGTTTACTAAAGATGTGGAAAGCGCCTATCGTCAAATGTGGCAAATCTATTGTGAAAGTTAA
- a CDS encoding O-linked N-acetylglucosamine transferase, SPINDLY family protein, translated as MSWQNEVKTALENNQYDIVSQFYEELIERETTEISYYWYLGLSYLLQGREEEAQATWLFVFTQGEEQEVMLWTVDLVNILDGEARRQVKLKNWQLSWVIRQHIYEINPDNLENLLYLVLLEIKLEYFYPQKLKDWQIVNLISSDKLETFDINLLLHTIYKLLDWPAQEVLDIIITLLKIDSQQSAILEIIEQHIEKIYYTDNTNAVILTLSCLDIIPDHLQLLYKIRQYYIETGNFDLALETANKIKNLSNDKAAKLDGIYLLLYTELLAGNWLNIDNKTQEYYQAIQNNLERCQCPMRNQAEVISITFPLAYLKDDLVGNRRLTNQLAKLFQEAVRKKINQVTIESQKPKDVNKKLNIGYIAHTLRRHSVGFLSRWLIHYHQRDNFNIHLYLVNQVEDDITEQWFKNKVDKYDNLPANHQIIAEKINQDNIDILVDLDSITNDATCQVMALKPAPIQVTWLGFDASGIPAIDYYLADNYVLPADAQEYYREKIWRLPNSYICVDGVEVAYPSLRRDDLGIPEDAINYLTVQTGVKRNPETIRLQLQVLKAVPNSYLSIQGLSDAKSVEKLFFKVAEEEGINYERLKILPLYPTGIYRANLRIADVVLDTYPFTGGMTTLDVLWMGIPLVTKVGQQWSSRNSYTLMVNAGISEGIAWSDEEYIDWGIKLGKDEQLRRKVIAKLDESRQTSPIWNARQFTKDVESAYRQMWQIYCES; from the coding sequence ATGTCTTGGCAAAATGAAGTTAAAACCGCTTTAGAAAACAATCAATACGATATTGTTAGTCAGTTTTACGAAGAACTGATAGAAAGAGAAACCACAGAAATTAGTTATTATTGGTATTTAGGATTATCCTATCTTTTGCAAGGAAGAGAAGAAGAAGCACAAGCTACTTGGTTATTTGTTTTCACTCAAGGAGAAGAACAGGAGGTGATGCTGTGGACAGTAGATTTAGTCAATATTTTGGATGGGGAAGCGCGAAGACAAGTTAAGCTAAAAAATTGGCAATTAAGCTGGGTAATTCGTCAGCATATCTACGAGATAAATCCAGATAACTTAGAAAATTTATTATATCTAGTGCTGTTAGAAATTAAGCTAGAATATTTTTATCCCCAAAAACTTAAAGATTGGCAAATAGTTAATTTAATTAGTTCGGACAAGTTAGAAACTTTCGATATAAATTTACTCCTACACACAATCTATAAACTTCTAGATTGGCCAGCGCAAGAAGTTTTGGATATTATCATAACCCTTTTAAAAATAGACTCACAACAATCTGCAATATTGGAAATTATCGAACAACATATTGAAAAAATTTATTATACTGATAACACTAATGCTGTTATTTTGACTCTTAGCTGTCTAGATATTATACCCGATCACTTACAGCTTTTATACAAAATTCGTCAATACTATATCGAGACTGGTAACTTTGATTTGGCCTTAGAAACTGCTAATAAAATCAAGAATTTATCCAATGATAAAGCTGCAAAACTGGATGGTATTTATCTGCTGCTATATACGGAACTTTTAGCAGGTAATTGGTTAAATATTGACAATAAAACCCAAGAATATTATCAAGCAATTCAAAATAATTTAGAGCGGTGTCAATGTCCCATGAGAAATCAAGCTGAGGTTATTTCTATAACTTTTCCCTTAGCTTATTTAAAAGATGACTTAGTAGGTAATCGCAGGTTAACTAATCAGTTAGCCAAACTTTTTCAAGAGGCAGTTAGAAAAAAAATTAATCAAGTTACTATCGAGTCTCAGAAACCTAAAGATGTCAATAAAAAACTAAACATTGGCTATATTGCCCATACTTTACGGCGACATTCCGTCGGGTTTTTAAGTCGCTGGTTAATTCATTATCATCAACGAGATAACTTTAATATTCATCTCTACCTAGTCAATCAAGTCGAGGATGATATTACAGAACAATGGTTTAAAAATAAGGTGGATAAGTATGATAATTTACCAGCAAACCACCAAATTATTGCCGAGAAAATTAATCAAGATAACATCGATATTTTAGTAGATTTAGATAGTATAACTAATGATGCCACCTGTCAAGTCATGGCACTAAAACCCGCACCAATACAAGTGACTTGGTTAGGTTTTGATGCGTCAGGAATTCCCGCAATTGATTACTATCTTGCTGATAATTACGTTTTACCAGCAGATGCACAGGAATATTACCGAGAAAAAATTTGGCGCTTACCTAATTCCTATATTTGTGTGGATGGTGTCGAGGTTGCTTACCCCTCTCTCCGAAGGGATGATTTAGGGATTCCAGAGGATGCAATTAATTACTTAACCGTACAAACGGGGGTAAAACGGAACCCTGAAACTATTCGACTTCAGCTACAAGTTTTAAAGGCAGTTCCTAATAGTTATTTGAGTATTCAAGGGTTAAGTGATGCTAAATCAGTGGAAAAATTATTTTTCAAAGTTGCCGAGGAAGAAGGAATTAATTATGAGAGATTAAAAATCTTACCCCTCTATCCCACAGGAATTTATCGAGCAAATTTAAGGATAGCTGATGTGGTTTTAGATACCTATCCTTTTACGGGAGGAATGACGACTTTAGATGTGCTGTGGATGGGGATTCCTTTAGTTACAAAAGTTGGTCAACAATGGTCATCGAGAAATAGTTATACTTTAATGGTTAATGCGGGAATTAGTGAGGGTATTGCTTGGAGTGATGAGGAGTATATCGACTGGGGGATTAAGTTAGGTAAGGATGAACAATTGAGACGCAAAGTTATCGCTAAATTAGATGAATCTAGACAAACTTCACCGATTTGGAATGCACGTCAGTTTACTAAAGATGTGGAAAGCGCCTATCGTCAAATGTGGCAAATCTATTGTGAAAGTTAA
- a CDS encoding O-linked N-acetylglucosamine transferase, SPINDLY family protein — protein MSWQNEVKTALENNQYDIVSQFYEELIERETTEISYYWYLGLSYLLQGREEEAQATWLFVFTQGDEQETESWLLELSNILTTEANRQIELENLEISWLIRKHLQEINPSYLDNLLHLTLVEIKLNRFDPQQLQEWQILELITQGSVNSQLLERVVIAVIPYTHKYTIELVRLSLPYLSNSLKLLDHILKITRQVAFQKKLPLYSVDLAEAFLPLYPESWYLQVNLFWFYISSDDYDKAINLANKLKKKSQTIDLKMFSQSLLFNGSLRSSKWNDIPSICQEYKHLIREFIEQNPQDIHPLVRENLLTVMNPISYYEDNPKENRPLLSHIGSFFQTTYKEMLGFQEESFDKPREDNPDKKLKIGYISQSLKSHPVGFLSRWTINYHNREQFDIHLYMVSQPVDEITQQWFSNPADKIYHATADSLATYRKIKEDNIDILVDLDSGTGAIVAPVIALKPAPIQVNWLGFDGSGLPAVDYLLADPYVLPENAQEYYQEKIWRLPDAFVAVDGFEIAVPTLRREDLGINNDAVIYLSSQTAIKRNPAMIRLQMQILKSVPNSYFLIQGVADDNSLWDLFCQIAAEVGVETNRIKMLPIYQTETYRANLAIADVVLDTYPFNGGTTTLETLWMGIPLVVKVGQQWSSRNGYTLMMNAGITEGIAWSDEEYVQWGIKLGLDKNLREEVRWKLRKSRHTSPLWNAKQFTRDLETAYQQMWNIYCQS, from the coding sequence ATGTCTTGGCAAAATGAAGTTAAAACCGCTTTAGAAAACAATCAATACGATATTGTTAGTCAGTTTTACGAAGAACTGATAGAAAGAGAAACCACAGAAATTAGTTATTATTGGTATTTAGGATTATCCTATCTTTTGCAAGGAAGAGAAGAAGAAGCACAAGCTACTTGGTTATTTGTCTTCACTCAAGGAGATGAACAGGAAACCGAGTCATGGCTGCTAGAATTAAGCAATATTTTAACTACCGAAGCTAACCGACAAATAGAGTTAGAAAATCTAGAAATCTCTTGGTTAATTCGTAAACATCTACAGGAAATTAATCCCAGTTATCTCGATAATTTACTGCACTTAACCCTCGTTGAAATTAAATTAAATAGATTTGATCCTCAACAACTGCAAGAATGGCAAATACTAGAATTAATTACTCAGGGTTCAGTTAACTCTCAATTATTGGAACGGGTAGTAATTGCCGTCATACCTTACACCCATAAATATACCATAGAATTAGTTCGGTTAAGTTTACCCTATCTGTCGAATTCTTTAAAACTTCTGGATCATATTTTAAAAATTACTCGTCAGGTAGCGTTTCAAAAAAAACTACCTCTTTATTCGGTAGATTTGGCGGAAGCTTTTCTTCCCCTTTATCCCGAAAGTTGGTACTTACAAGTTAATTTATTTTGGTTTTATATCTCTTCAGATGACTATGACAAAGCAATAAATTTAGCAAATAAGTTGAAAAAGAAAAGTCAGACAATTGATTTGAAAATGTTTAGTCAATCTCTCCTCTTTAATGGCTCTTTACGATCCTCAAAATGGAATGATATCCCTAGTATTTGTCAAGAGTATAAACACTTAATTAGAGAATTTATAGAACAAAACCCCCAAGATATACATCCCTTAGTTAGAGAAAATTTACTAACAGTTATGAATCCGATTTCTTACTATGAAGATAACCCGAAAGAGAATCGACCGCTTTTAAGTCATATTGGTAGTTTTTTTCAAACAACCTACAAAGAAATGCTGGGTTTTCAAGAGGAAAGTTTTGACAAACCCAGAGAAGATAATCCCGATAAAAAACTTAAAATTGGTTACATTTCCCAAAGCTTAAAAAGTCATCCCGTGGGTTTCTTGAGTCGTTGGACTATCAATTATCACAATCGTGAGCAGTTTGATATTCACCTTTATATGGTGAGTCAACCTGTGGATGAAATAACTCAACAATGGTTTTCTAATCCCGCAGATAAAATCTATCATGCTACTGCTGATTCCCTAGCAACCTACCGCAAAATTAAAGAAGATAACATCGATATCCTTGTGGACTTAGATAGTGGTACCGGGGCAATCGTTGCCCCAGTTATTGCCTTAAAACCTGCTCCTATTCAAGTTAACTGGTTAGGTTTTGATGGTTCCGGTTTACCCGCAGTAGATTATCTTTTAGCGGATCCTTATGTACTACCAGAAAATGCCCAAGAATATTATCAAGAAAAAATCTGGCGTTTACCTGATGCTTTTGTCGCTGTGGATGGTTTTGAAATAGCCGTTCCTACCCTGCGAAGAGAAGATTTAGGTATTAATAATGATGCGGTTATTTACCTAAGCTCTCAAACGGCAATTAAGCGTAATCCGGCGATGATTCGCTTACAAATGCAAATCCTCAAATCCGTACCTAATAGTTATTTCCTGATTCAAGGAGTTGCTGATGATAATTCTCTCTGGGATTTATTCTGTCAAATTGCCGCAGAAGTTGGGGTAGAAACTAATCGAATTAAGATGCTTCCTATCTATCAGACGGAAACCTACAGGGCAAATTTAGCCATCGCTGATGTGGTTTTGGACACCTATCCCTTTAACGGTGGTACAACCACCCTAGAAACCCTCTGGATGGGAATTCCTCTGGTGGTTAAAGTGGGGCAACAATGGTCATCACGCAACGGTTATACTTTAATGATGAATGCGGGAATAACTGAGGGTATAGCTTGGAGTGATGAAGAATATGTGCAGTGGGGAATTAAGTTAGGATTGGATAAAAATTTAAGAGAAGAAGTCCGTTGGAAACTCCGAAAGTCTCGTCATACATCTCCCCTCTGGAATGCCAAACAATTTACCAGAGACTTAGAAACTGCTTATCAACAAATGTGGAATATTTATTGTCAATCTTAG
- a CDS encoding O-linked N-acetylglucosamine transferase, SPINDLY family protein produces MQWHQDIQTHLNNNNYQLVVQFYEQLIDNNSLVIEDYFYLGLAYLLQDREEDAQATWLLVLSQAAESELSGWIETLTQILDAEATRQENSQRLETSYLIRWQLQNLNPSFLNNLLHLMELEIQFQNFAMEKCNDWCVFELLENTATAAVNLDLLLRVTEKVLIYPCTNTIHFLELAALHINNPEIIAAKVISAIVNYAYQQKQSVFAINLVELCLRFLPEYLYLQNSLFNLYKTTTVDYKKALEIADNFYKSCQTTTEKLFGISLVIGILQAKGDWGNLPKFIDELIQLIEGQINAKQFNARPFIIDSILGVTICLPYYQDNPKINCYLQSKLAEIFQADVRTRYHYIAPVYSSKSPARKIKIGYIAYTLRRHSVGWLSRWLFHYHNRDKFEIYTYCVNQAADEMTEKWFKNNSDYSYNLPAKIEQITAQIRQDKLDILVDLDSLTNNTTYLVMALKPAPIQVTWLGLDASGIPAIDYFIADNYVLPENAQEIYSEKIIRLPNSYLSVDGFEVGVPTRRRTDLNIPDDAIIYLTVQSGLKRTLNMICLQLQIIQQVPNSFLLIKGFADKETIRELFIKSAEELGISQDRLRFLPNDFNEETHRANLGIADIVLDTYPYNGATTTLETLWMGIPLVTRVGEQFAARNSYTFMKNAGISQGIAWSEEEYVQWGIKLGLDQNLREEIRYQLRQSRHTSPLWNAKQFTRDLETAYQQMWNI; encoded by the coding sequence ATGCAATGGCATCAAGACATACAAACCCATTTAAACAACAATAATTATCAACTGGTGGTGCAGTTTTATGAACAATTAATTGACAACAATTCTCTGGTAATTGAGGATTATTTTTATCTAGGATTAGCCTATCTTTTACAAGATAGAGAAGAAGACGCGCAAGCTACTTGGTTACTGGTGTTGAGTCAAGCAGCCGAATCAGAATTATCGGGGTGGATAGAAACTTTAACTCAAATCTTAGATGCAGAGGCAACCAGACAAGAAAATTCCCAAAGACTAGAGACAAGTTATCTAATTCGATGGCAGCTACAAAATCTTAATCCTAGTTTTTTAAATAATCTCCTGCATCTGATGGAATTAGAAATACAATTCCAAAATTTTGCGATGGAAAAGTGCAATGATTGGTGTGTATTTGAACTGTTAGAGAATACAGCTACAGCAGCAGTTAATCTTGATTTACTGCTGCGAGTGACGGAAAAAGTTTTAATCTACCCCTGTACTAATACCATCCACTTTTTAGAATTAGCAGCCTTACATATCAATAATCCAGAAATAATTGCAGCCAAAGTTATTTCAGCAATTGTCAATTATGCTTATCAACAAAAACAAAGTGTATTTGCCATTAATTTAGTAGAACTTTGTTTGCGCTTTCTACCAGAGTATTTATACCTACAAAATAGTTTGTTTAATCTTTATAAAACCACCACTGTTGACTATAAAAAAGCCCTAGAAATTGCCGATAATTTTTATAAAAGTTGCCAGACAACTACTGAAAAGCTGTTCGGAATTTCTCTAGTGATTGGTATTTTACAAGCTAAGGGAGACTGGGGAAATTTACCTAAATTTATTGATGAATTAATCCAATTAATCGAGGGACAAATTAATGCCAAACAATTTAATGCACGTCCCTTTATTATCGACTCTATTTTAGGAGTTACTATCTGTCTTCCCTACTATCAAGATAATCCGAAAATTAATTGCTATTTACAAAGTAAACTAGCGGAAATTTTTCAAGCAGATGTAAGAACCCGCTACCACTATATTGCTCCTGTTTATTCTTCAAAATCTCCAGCAAGAAAAATAAAAATTGGTTATATTGCCTATACTCTCCGTCGTCATTCTGTGGGTTGGTTAAGTCGCTGGTTATTTCACTATCATAATCGAGATAAATTTGAAATTTACACCTATTGTGTCAACCAAGCAGCGGACGAAATGACTGAAAAATGGTTTAAAAATAACTCAGATTATAGCTATAACTTGCCCGCAAAAATTGAACAAATAACTGCCCAAATTCGTCAAGACAAATTAGATATTTTAGTGGATCTTGATAGCTTAACTAATAATACAACTTATCTAGTAATGGCCTTAAAACCAGCACCGATACAAGTAACCTGGTTAGGATTAGATGCGTCGGGAATTCCTGCTATTGATTATTTTATTGCTGATAACTACGTTTTACCCGAAAATGCTCAAGAAATTTATTCAGAAAAAATTATCCGACTTCCTAACTCTTATTTATCCGTGGATGGTTTTGAAGTGGGTGTTCCCACTAGGAGAAGAACTGATTTAAATATTCCCGATGATGCTATTATTTATCTGACCGTGCAATCGGGATTAAAACGCACCTTAAACATGATTTGTCTCCAATTGCAGATTATCCAACAGGTTCCTAATAGCTTTCTTTTAATCAAAGGTTTTGCCGACAAAGAAACCATTCGAGAATTATTTATCAAAAGTGCCGAAGAATTGGGAATTAGTCAAGATAGATTAAGATTTTTGCCCAATGATTTCAATGAGGAAACCCATCGCGCTAATCTAGGAATTGCTGATATAGTTCTCGATACCTATCCCTATAATGGTGCTACCACAACCCTAGAAACCCTCTGGATGGGGATTCCTTTAGTCACTAGGGTTGGTGAACAATTCGCAGCCCGCAATAGCTATACTTTTATGAAAAATGCCGGCATTAGTCAGGGTATAGCTTGGAGTGAGGAGGAATATGTGCAGTGGGGAATTAAGCTAGGATTGGATCAAAATTTAAGGGAAGAAATTCGTTATCAATTACGTCAATCTCGTCATACATCTCCCCTCTGGAATGCCAAACAATTTACCAGAGATTTAGAAACTGCTTATCAACAAATGTGGAATATTTAG